The following nucleotide sequence is from Mangifera indica cultivar Alphonso chromosome 1, CATAS_Mindica_2.1, whole genome shotgun sequence.
ATCTTGCCCGTCTCCTTCTCTCTTTCGCCTGCTGCTTCTTCAATCGACCTTCTGAAAAACTCAAGACTCTAATACAAATATCGCAAAAAACTATCATATGTATTCAGATCATCTCTCCTTATCATCGCCCCGTCCGTTTCGTTGACTGTTATTACTCTAAAGTCAAACCTCTTATAACTAATCTAAGATAGCAGACCACATTAAAGAAAGAAACCAACCTCAACGTTCACATAAGCCGCAAACCGCACGATCCGAACCCTCCCTTTCATCCGGTAGCCATTGAACAGCACCTTCAACTCTCCAAAATTGCAAGCCCTAGTGTCATGATCACATGCTCTCGGGTGCACTGTAAGAGAAAACATGATCAGCCAAGCCAACGGTATGATTTCCACATCATCTGCATCGGTCAACGCGCAGTCTCCCGGTCTAAAGACCTATTTCAAAACCCCAGAAGGAAGGTATAAGCTTCACTATGAAAAGACCCACCCTTCTGGTCTCCTTCACTACGCACACGGCAAAACTGCCACTCAGgtactttaatttttctttattttttggattttttttaagcACCCATTATGTCATATCAGTTTTTGGATACACTTCATTTattactttttgaatttttttgggttttgtttttacccatttgtgaatttaatatgcgtgcattttttatattatttctgaTTGCTTAGAATTCTTGGTTGAGGTAATCGGGAATTTTCTGGGTTGTTCTTTTCTTGGGAATTATGTTTGAATAATTAATGTGATGGGGTTTTGGAATTTACCCATATTATGGAAATTAGTATGTGTTAACTTTGTTCGTTAGTTATGAATGTTTAGGTGTTTGTTAAGTGCTTATTTTCTGGAATTGTTGTTTTAAGACCAATTCTTGCCGTTTATGGATTTTTATAGTGCGGTAAAGGAAAGTGAATTTGGGTGATATTAGTGGTCAACCTTGATTTTTGAGCACATACTTTGGTTGGATTTTAAATACCAGGTTACTCTAGCTAATCTCAAGGATAAGCCAGCGCCATCAACACCAACGGCCCCACCTTCAAGCTTCAGTGCTAGCAGTGGGGTACGCTCGGCTGCTGCTAGGTTGCTGGGTGCTGGGAATGGAAGTCGTGCACTTGGTTTTGGTGGAGGAAATGGTGGGAGTAAAAGTCTTAGTGGGAGTAGTAGGATTGGTTCCTTGAGTGCTTCAAGTTCTAGTAATTCAATGAATAATACGAATTTTGATGGTAAAGGGACTTACTTAATCTTCAATGTAGGGGATGCTATCTTTATAAGTGATTTGAACTCTCAAGATAAGGTAATTTGGTAGTATTCGATGTTGAGGTTTTTTAATGAGAAGTGGTGTTTTGGGTTGGCAAGTGAAAGTTTCGTTGTTTATTGTTGAATTTAGGACCCAATAAAGTCTATTCATTTCAGTAATTCAAATCCTGTGTGCCACGCATTTGACCAAGATGCAAAGGATGGCCATGACTTGCTTATTGGGTTGAATTCTGGTGATGGTAATATCTTCAACTTGAAAGTTTTGAATCTTAAGGTTCATTGGAAGGTTTTCCAAATTTATTGTTCTGTTTGTATTGTTGTAGTCTACTCAGTGTCACTGAGACAGCAATTACAGGATGTAGGGAAGAAGCTTGTTGGGGCTCAGCACTATAACAAAGATGGCTCTGTTAATAACAGGCAAGATTATACTTAATTATGATGTATTCAATACagctttttatttctttatgatATGTCTGATTGCTGTGCTTTTCATGATTTTAATCTAGGTGTAGTTATGGGGTTCATTGGGTATtgcatttatgttttttaaaactgCTTTGTCCTGCCACCTTGCTAGGAAAGATGCTTGAGAGTGACACTGACATTGTATTACCCTTTTTGTCCTGTATTTGGTGAATTGTTCTTTATTTTGGTGCACTATTATTGTGATCTTTACAAAGTTCTTAGTGGGTAATTATTATCCTACTGTCGGATGtttaaaaataagagaaagaaaattgaatctgTTTATGAATCTTAAAAAGGCTAAAAAATCCATCTATGTTGGTGAGTAATTTAATGCAGAGTTCTCTGTGgaaaacaaatagaaaaacCCTCTGTGTTGTTTTGTTCAAGTTTTGCACAAGATATACTGGGTAAGGCTTGGTGCATGATTACTTTCTTGCAAGATATCGTTGACTGGGCTCTAACCCACTTTTACATTATCAATTCAGTTAGCTTTATTTGTGATTTatctatatttgaaattaatgcTTTCTTTACTGGCCTTGGAAATAGTTAAAACAGGCCTTTTTctagttgtttttttttttgatactGTGACAgatcttttaatattttgtgcTTGATATACTTAGAAACCGGTTTGATTGATGCTTCTTGTTTTTCAATAGTCGTTGTACAAGTATTGCATGGGTTCCCGGAGGGGACGGTGCTTTTGTTGTTTCTCATGCCGATGGCAGTTTGTATGTGTATGAAAAGGCAAGCctcaaattttaagaaaaatattttattttttctttcctaTCTCACGGTAATATCTGTAATGATGTCCTTGTGCTTTAATCTTTTACAGAACAAGGATGGTGCCGGTGATTCTTCATTCCCAGTTATTAAAGATCAAACTCAATTTTCTGTTGCTCATGCACGTTACAGTAAGGTATTGGAGTATGTGTTTTCTAAAGATAGAACTTTTGGATATGGTTTCTGAAGTTTTGTCACTTTTTCTCTTGTTCTTATTAAGAAATTAGTACTTGGCATCGCTATGAATTCAGAGCAATAGATTATTTCAtcgaataatatttatatatatgttatgaaaTGTAGCTCAACTTTTAATAATTAGGGCCTTTTACATGTTTGCTTCTGGGGTAACAATTCAATAATGTCTATTCAGTGTTCACCCCGCCCAGGTTTTGATGCTATCCTATATGTCATACCTTTTTCAGTTTCTtgttgctctctctctctctctctctctctctcacttaTGTGTGTTTTATTATTAGACAAAGCCTGCATATCCATCTATTTGTTTGGTAGTTCCACCCCCCattaaatatatcttttcaATTGTATTTTCCTAGTGCTATTTGatatttctatatttgtttATTCTGTTTGTGCTTTGCTGGACTATTGTTTggatatttttactattttttgcACTATATCAGGGTCTGACTCTCATACTCAATAACTTGGAACAAATTGGGTTCATGCACATGgatgtattttaaatttagagatattatgaatatttaagaACACAAGGGTTTTGTATGTAACATCTCTAAATTTTCAAGTGGTCCAAGTGCAGGACAATTAGGCAAGTGTGGGGACCTTGTAACTGGGGCTTCACTGAGTACTGGGCTTTGGTTATTACTGGTTGTTTGGGGTGTTTATTACTTATTGTTGATTTTCCGCAGCCTACTCCATCTAACTTTGTTTGTTATATCGTGCTGTTCTTATCCAGAGCAACCCTGTTGCCAGATGGCATATCTGTCAGGGTTCAATTAATGGCATTGCCTTCTCAAGTGATAGTACCTACTTGGCAACCATTGGAAGAGATGGTAAAATCTTGACCTCTGTTTTGTAGCATGTTATGCCTCTTGTCTATTAGCATGTGTGAGCTAAAGTTTTAACAAAATGTAGGTTATTTACGAGTTTTTGACTATTCAAAAGAACAACTTATATGTGGGGGCAAAAGCTACTATGGTGCTTTATTATGTTGTGCTTGGAGGTAAATATCTATACTTGCTTGTAGGACTAGCTTACAGatgtttgtttaaaatatttcttccaaCTTCCAGATTTTCATTTCTGTCtgttaaatatatcatattgttcttttttcctgtgaagtaaataattttccctcttaaagaagatttttgcttttgaattattattattccctTAGCAAATATAGAAAGTTAATGTGACAAGGAAGTGCTACTTAACAGCATGGATGGAAAATACATTCTGACTGGTGGTGAAGATGATTTAGTTCAAGTTTGGAGTATGGAAGACCGCAAAGTTGTAGCTTGGGGTGAGGGGCACAATTCTTGGGTAAGATTTTGTCATATACTTGCTGGCTTTTTGGAGTCACTGACAGATGATTAAATCTTCCTTACACAGTTCTTTCTGGATGGTGTCGGCAGGTCAGTGGTGTAGCTTTTGATTCATATTGGTCATCGCCAAATTCAGATGGCACAGGGGAGACTGTCATGTACCGGTTTGGCTCTGTTGGTCAGGTATTTGATCAGTAGTTACAGAAAATCTGGTAGGATTGTACCGTTGTCTATCTATGATGCCTCTATACATGGTTTTGTCCAATGTGGAAATGTAGCTATTCACAAAATGATTATGCTTATGAAGTTTCAAATCTGAAATTAACACTTCAATAGTTCAACTCTCTTTTCATGGAACTTTGAATGAAATCATCTGAAAGAAATTCAGGTTAGCTTCAAAGGATGATAAGTGGAGAATTTTGGCCTTTGTATATATTTCAGTATCAGCGGCCCTTGGGCTTTCTGATTGATTTTACATAGAACATGATAATGAAAGGCAAAAGACTAAAAGAACAAGAACTGAGATTAATTCAGATGTGATGTTTGGTCTTCAAGTGTCCATTAACAATTACCAGGCTAAGTTTGGTCTTCAAGTTTCTAACAACAATTACCAGGCTAAGTAAAGTAAGGTTCAGAGAATTGACTTGTTGACCTCTGATCAGAGTGAATGTCCCTCTTATAAGGATATGAAAATCAGACACCTCCCATGTTGACTAGGGTAATAACGAAAAATAGAAAGGCTAAAGTAACATAAACCTCTATCATTTTAATAAGCCATCTCGTGGTTATGGATTTAAAGGACATTAGGAGTTAGATAAATGGTAAAAAATGATGATGCCGATAAGATAATGATATAAGATCATTTTagctattttaaattaattttaaatgccTTAGAGGAGGTTTGGGTTAAGTTGACTTAACTCTTCACTTATTACTACTATAGCTACTTCATTATATGTGAACAGGACAGTGAATctgatatatattttgttttttggtaaCCTTGGCCTCTAATCACCTCTATGCTTTGAATTCCTCATATTTGATCATTATTGCAACTTAATCGATTGTAATTTGTGAGCAGGATACACGGTTGCTTCTGTGGGACCTAGAAATGGATGAAATTGTAGTGCCATTACGCCGTGGCCCTCCTGGAGGTTCCCCCACTTTCAGTACTGGAAGCCAGTCATCCCATTGGGACAATGTCTGTCCAGTAGGGACATTACAACCTGCTCCAAGCATGAGAGATGTGCCAAAGCTCTCACCTCTAGTTGCTCACCGGGTTCACACTGAACCCCTGTCAGGTTTGATATTTACCCAGGAATCTGTTCTTACTGTCTGCCGTGAGGGACACATAAAAATCTGGATGAGACCTGGAGATGCTGAAAACCAATCTGGCAACTCTGAAATTGTGTTAAGTGCCAGTTCAAAGGAAAAGCCATTATTGTCAGGCAAGTTTGGCGGTTCTAGTTACAGGCAATAGCATATGAAGATCTTCTTTGTCATGGTGTTGCATTTCTATTTGCTAGCATTGTCGTTGATCTCTTTCCAACTAGTTGGTTCTCTCAGGACTAGCTTTGTTTAAACATAATCTGGCTGCAGTGAGGTTAACCAACTGGTTCCATTGTATATTCAAGGTCAAAAATGCCATCGCAGGCACTAAAGAGTTTTGGAGGAAGAGAAAAACCTCCTTTGTAAGTACAAACGGCTTATGCTAGGGTATATTTAATGACACTGACTGGAATAATGTGAAGTTGCTTCTTTAAGGAGTTGGATGACTCTGAGGTCCATTCAAGTGATTATTTATTCTATTGTTAAATGCTTTGTTACAACTACcgtatattttttttgtttagtacCTCAAAGACGGGCATGTTCAGATACCATTGGCCCATTGTGCATGGCTAATTGTGTTTTCTGTGACTTTGGAGAAGTTTGTCATTGAATTTCAACATAAGATTTGTGATATGTATTAGACTCCTCGACTTAGGGTGTCCTGGGTTTTGCATCTTAAGCGAAATGGGAAATGTGTACATtactaaattttgtttcatttccttactatttttatttgcttGTAAAATAGGTATATCCTGACAATCTGTTATATGGaacactttttcatttttatttctgtttAAGTAACAACAGAAATCCTACTCCTGAACAAAACTCTTCTGCAGTTCAATTTTGAATGACTGCAGAGAGACTTCTGTAAGCAACCTTCCAGTCCAGCTTGGAATGGCCACATATTTGTTATTGacttgaatattttcttttgccATTTCCTGGCTGATTGCATTTCTCCTTCCCTAATCGATAAGAACAGCTTGCTATGAACAACAAATCACAATGATACCCGGTATACAATTCCATTTCATTCAGCCTGGAAAAGGAGATAAGACAAGGTAGAAGTGGAGTCTCAGTTCAgttaaattaaaacacaaaactattaTGATTATGACTTCACAACACTGCTGAAATCCAGCCTGAAACGATCTGGCCTGTGTATATGGGATGCATGAAATTAAACATTTAGAAGACACTgtatatacaaacaaaacaactaacatttataaaaatatgtagtTTCTAGGCAACTAAAAGACTTGCATCTTATGTCATTGATTCTTTTCAATGTGCCAAGTCAGTTGCCACCTACAGTTTCCAAAACTGTTGGTTCAATTTCATGATGGTGAGGATCAGTCTGGTTTTGATGGGCAGTTGCCGCTGGTTGATCCTGCCGTATTTCCTCCTGAGTCTGGGGCTGTTGACTTGACCGCAGCGCCCATCTTCTTCTCCAACTGAAAACGTCACCAAGAAAAGAAGTTCCACACATTGTGATTCCAAGCCCAGCAAAAGTGGAGAGTAGAACAGATATAACAGCCTGCATGTGAAGCTGTGGATCCCCcacaaacatacaaaacacacaAATCAAATATCTACAAGAGGGTATTGCATccatattttatcttaaacttGTCATCATTTAAGTAGTTTCCAAGTAGATCGGAAATGAATCCCTTACCAAAGAATAGAAAAGATGAGCAGAGAGAACCACTAGTCCATATTGGATAATAGCATAGATCCAAACATATTTTCTCCGTACTGTGCACACAATATAAAGGAGTCAAGTAGGCACTTGGATATTTCTTTTAATAGCCAATTTTGTTACTactaaaaagaaatagaaactcAACACTACCCATAGTTGTTGATGCCATAGAGGCGAGAAGGCCCAATATGCATGAGAATGGGAGAGAGAGAGCAATTGCACCTGACTTCAGTTTCCCGACCTGTTCACATGATAATATTAGCAGCTGCAATGAGTTGAAACAGCAGGATTTAGAAATTGCTAAACTTACCAGAAGCTGCTCAAGAAAACAGAAGTAAGCAAGCATGCTGACAATGACAAGAACAGGAACATCCTGCCAAACcctaaaaaatctgaaaaaagttattaattGTTGGAGATGACatataataagggtaaaaaaaatcaaaactataagCCCACAGCCAggccatttcattttttttaaattataaatatcattgCCTGCACAATGCAACCAGCAAACGAAGTTACTTGCCTGCATGGACCAACCTCAGCTTGCTGAGTTAGACCTCCTCGCAATGTACTGGTCTGGTTTTGAAGTCGTAAAAGGGTGACAGGAAGATTTTTGACTTCTTGCTTGCACACATCacatattttgtttcctttaatgCTAAACCATTTTACAGCACATTCTTGGTGGGCTAATGCCAGTTCACCTTTACAGCTACATTCCATCTTGAGGGTGTCACCATCTTCTCCCAGTTCAATAAAGCATATTCTGCAAACAGCTTCTTCTTCAGGAATATCTTCACCACCATCATCATTTTCATCTGAACAATAAGACTAAGATAAGGCATAGGTTGGTTACTGCAAATTACAGTAAAAATAGAGTTAAAACTGAATATCCAGACAAATCCATACACCCATTAACCAGAGATTTTTACAGAAAGTACTTCAGAATCGACTAGTCAGAAATTGATCAAttccaaaaactaaaaatatatgaaatcattaaactaatttaatttattactcCAGCATCTAATCACTACGTACAGCTACAAGTTTACTTCAATAAGAGTTTGGTCACAGCATATTGCACGGAACTCTTGGCAAGCAATTAATTTTTTGCACTGTCTAAGTTCTTGATAGATCATGCAAATCGATTGATTTAACTATTAGTCAAATTGGTAAAGCAAAGGTCAAAAACTTCATTGCCAGTCTATTTCTTTACTATTGCTGTGGAGATGACATAAGAGAATTG
It contains:
- the LOC123211915 gene encoding WD repeat-containing protein 20-like, with the protein product MISQANGMISTSSASVNAQSPGLKTYFKTPEGRYKLHYEKTHPSGLLHYAHGKTATQVTLANLKDKPAPSTPTAPPSSFSASSGVRSAAARLLGAGNGSRALGFGGGNGGSKSLSGSSRIGSLSASSSSNSMNNTNFDGKGTYLIFNVGDAIFISDLNSQDKDPIKSIHFSNSNPVCHAFDQDAKDGHDLLIGLNSGDVYSVSLRQQLQDVGKKLVGAQHYNKDGSVNNSRCTSIAWVPGGDGAFVVSHADGSLYVYEKNKDGAGDSSFPVIKDQTQFSVAHARYSKSNPVARWHICQGSINGIAFSSDSTYLATIGRDGYLRVFDYSKEQLICGGKSYYGALLCCAWSMDGKYILTGGEDDLVQVWSMEDRKVVAWGEGHNSWVSGVAFDSYWSSPNSDGTGETVMYRFGSVGQDTRLLLWDLEMDEIVVPLRRGPPGGSPTFSTGSQSSHWDNVCPVGTLQPAPSMRDVPKLSPLVAHRVHTEPLSGLIFTQESVLTVCREGHIKIWMRPGDAENQSGNSEIVLSASSKEKPLLSGKFGGSSYRQ
- the LOC123211923 gene encoding uncharacterized protein LOC123211923 isoform X1, with protein sequence MGNEGEQVVQENVDEGARRVTSDNLVQRAGNSTEIVEVTSPKQQGRRQDLALEIPPRTLEDTAEDFVRINIPLTPSPTPRKVNFSPMPSPSSSKIWESAGPSSSKSKSTFKNLLPKLSFKFQNNSSDIEKAAILALGSSFAETQGKRQMSRTLSLTKFFTPRTPISHSNPESMHGGKTVDSLNSGKGGARLPIHRSRSVPVLNKDGSIRQLDSLGGVFRVIPATPHIAEGTATKTSNTHPSNVTDENDDGGEDIPEEEAVCRICFIELGEDGDTLKMECSCKGELALAHQECAVKWFSIKGNKICDVCKQEVKNLPVTLLRLQNQTSTLRGGLTQQAEVGPCRFFRVWQDVPVLVIVSMLAYFCFLEQLLVGKLKSGAIALSLPFSCILGLLASMASTTMVRRKYVWIYAIIQYGLVVLSAHLFYSLLHMQAVISVLLSTFAGLGITMCGTSFLGDVFSWRRRWALRSSQQPQTQEEIRQDQPAATAHQNQTDPHHHEIEPTVLETVGGN
- the LOC123211923 gene encoding uncharacterized protein LOC123211923 isoform X3 → MPSPSSSKIWESAGPSSSKSKSTFKNLLPKLSFKFQNNSSDIEKAAILALGSSFAETQGKRQMSRTLSLTKFFTPRTPISHSNPESMHGGKTVDSLNSGKGGARLPIHRSRSVPVLNKDGSIRQLDSLGGVFRVIPATPHIAEGTATKTSNTHPSNVTDENDDGGEDIPEEEAVCRICFIELGEDGDTLKMECSCKGELALAHQECAVKWFSIKGNKICDVCKQEVKNLPVTLLRLQNQTSTLRGGLTQQAEVGPCRFFRVWQDVPVLVIVSMLAYFCFLEQLLVGKLKSGAIALSLPFSCILGLLASMASTTMVRRKYVWIYAIIQYGLVVLSAHLFYSLLHMQAVISVLLSTFAGLGITMCGTSFLGDVFSWRRRWALRSSQQPQTQEEIRQDQPAATAHQNQTDPHHHEIEPTVLETVGGN
- the LOC123211923 gene encoding uncharacterized protein LOC123211923 isoform X2, whose translation is MGNEGEQVVQENVDEGARRVTSDNLVQRAGNSTEIVEVTSPKQQGRRQDLALEIPPRTLEDTAEDFVRINIPLTPSPTPRKVNFSPMPSPSSSKIWESAGPSSSKSKSTFKNLLPKLSFKFQNNSSDIEKAAILALGSSFAETQGKRQMSRTLSLTKFFTPRTPISHSNPESMHGGKTVDSLNSGKGGARLPIHRSRSVPVLNKDGSIRQLDSLGGVFRVIPATPHIAEGTATKTSNTHPSNVTDENDDGGEDIPEEEAVCRICFIELGEDGDTLKMECSCKGELALAHQECAVKWFSIKGNKICDVCKQEVKNLPVTLLRLQNQTSTLRGGLTQQAEVGPCRVWQDVPVLVIVSMLAYFCFLEQLLVGKLKSGAIALSLPFSCILGLLASMASTTMVRRKYVWIYAIIQYGLVVLSAHLFYSLLHMQAVISVLLSTFAGLGITMCGTSFLGDVFSWRRRWALRSSQQPQTQEEIRQDQPAATAHQNQTDPHHHEIEPTVLETVGGN